One Fundidesulfovibrio terrae genomic window carries:
- the rpoB gene encoding DNA-directed RNA polymerase subunit beta: MAQLIKSFGKVDDSVTIPHLLNLQVDSFELFLQRDIAPASRADAGLEGVFRSVFPIEDFNKTASLEYVNYEIGEPKYDVPECISKGLTFEAPLRIKVRLVVYDVDEETENRTIRDIKEQVIYFGTVPLMTEKGTFIINGTERVIVNQLQRSPGIIFEHDSGKTHTSRKVLYSCRIIPMRGSWLDFDFDHKDILYVRIDRRRKMPATILLKAMGMSKTDILSYFYDIEHYSLEGSKVLREIKPEFYRKEKAWADVSGSDGKLIVGVDKPITKRAWRLMQEAGISKIEVDPASLAGLFISQDYADKETGELIAEAGDELTVELLERLREQGVESIATLFTRGMDVSSSLRDTLMLDKTLDQSAAQVEIYRRLRPSSPPTPEIAANFFENLFRSADYYDLSPVGRYKLNARLRVSEPLDFRTLSNEDILKAMKHLLFLKDSHGPADDIDHLGNRRVRPVGELVENQYRIGLVRMERAIKERMSLQEVATLMPHDLINPKPVAAVLKEFFGTSQLSQFMDQTNPLSEVTHKRRLSALGPGGLTRERAGFEVRDVHTSHYGRICPIETPEGPNIGLIVSLTTYSKVNDFGFIETPYRVVKGNHVTDEVVYMDASREIDEVVAAASTELDENNNFKTPFVSGRIRGDQLSVPIEQVTLMDVSPGQIVSVSAALIPFLEHDDANRALMGSNMQRQAVPLIRCDQPLVGTGMEGAVAQDSGSCLLAEENGVVHYADGERIIVRYENGVSPESGGVKAYELLKFHKSNQNTCFGQQPRVLVNQKVKKGDVLADGPGIRDGELALGKNLLVAFMPWCGFNFEDSILISERVVKEDVFTSMHIEEFEVVARDTKLGPEEITRDIPNVGEEMLKNLDECGIIRIGAKVKPEDILVGKITPKGETQLTPEEKLLRAIFGDKARDVKNTSLKVPPGIEGTVIDVRVFNRRSGEKDDRTKQIEDAELNKIDVKETLHIAGIAEQTRAKIWEFAQGKSIGQSLMGKKKGEVLVEAGHPITAEIFETVPVKKLANLFASKDVNDKVADILEAYERQLVFVRGIYESKRGKAVEGDDLPPGVIKMVKVYVAVKRKLQVGDKMAGRHGNKGVVSCILPAEDMPFFEDGTPMDIVLNPLGVPSRMNIGQIMETHLGWAAKELGTQLSNMVDQGLHTKDLREQVKLTFESPLTDKLVDELDDDEFVTAVKKLRSGIVCKTPVFDGASEEEIWGWLTKAGLPEDGKAKLYDGRTGERFHRTVTVGIMYMLKLHHLVDEKIHARSTGPYSLVTQQPLGGKAQFGGQRLGEMEVWALEAYGASYLLQEFLTVKSDDVGGRVKMYEKIVKGDNFLEAGLPESFNVLVKELMSLGLDVDLIQEEKKVKATTRR; this comes from the coding sequence ATGGCCCAGTTGATCAAGAGTTTCGGCAAGGTCGACGATTCCGTCACCATCCCCCATCTTCTCAACCTGCAGGTAGACTCCTTTGAGCTCTTCCTGCAGCGCGACATTGCTCCCGCCTCGCGCGCCGACGCCGGCCTCGAGGGCGTGTTCCGTTCCGTCTTTCCCATCGAGGACTTCAACAAGACCGCCAGCCTCGAATACGTCAACTACGAGATCGGCGAGCCCAAGTACGACGTTCCCGAATGCATCTCCAAGGGCCTGACCTTCGAGGCCCCGCTGCGCATCAAGGTCCGCCTCGTGGTCTACGACGTGGACGAGGAGACCGAGAACCGCACCATCCGCGACATCAAGGAACAGGTGATCTATTTCGGCACCGTCCCCCTGATGACCGAGAAGGGCACCTTCATCATCAACGGCACCGAGCGGGTCATCGTCAACCAGCTCCAGCGCTCCCCCGGCATCATCTTCGAGCACGATTCCGGAAAGACCCACACTTCGCGCAAAGTGCTGTACTCCTGCCGCATCATTCCCATGCGCGGCTCCTGGCTCGACTTCGACTTCGACCACAAGGACATCCTCTACGTCCGCATCGACCGCCGCAGGAAAATGCCCGCCACGATCCTGCTCAAGGCCATGGGGATGTCCAAGACTGATATCCTTTCCTATTTCTACGACATCGAGCACTACAGCCTGGAAGGCTCCAAGGTCCTGCGCGAGATCAAGCCCGAGTTCTACCGCAAGGAAAAGGCCTGGGCCGACGTGTCCGGCTCCGACGGCAAGCTCATCGTGGGCGTGGACAAGCCCATCACCAAGCGCGCCTGGCGTCTCATGCAGGAAGCGGGCATCTCCAAGATCGAAGTGGACCCCGCGTCCCTGGCCGGACTCTTCATTTCCCAAGACTACGCCGACAAGGAGACCGGGGAACTCATCGCCGAGGCCGGCGACGAGCTGACCGTGGAGCTTCTGGAACGCCTGCGCGAGCAGGGCGTCGAGTCCATCGCCACCCTGTTCACCCGGGGCATGGACGTGTCCAGCTCGCTGCGCGACACCCTGATGCTCGACAAGACCCTGGACCAGTCCGCCGCTCAGGTGGAGATTTACCGTCGCCTGCGCCCGAGCTCCCCTCCGACCCCGGAGATCGCCGCCAACTTCTTCGAGAACCTGTTCCGCAGCGCCGACTACTACGACCTCTCCCCCGTGGGACGCTACAAGCTGAACGCGCGCCTTCGCGTGAGCGAACCCCTGGACTTCAGGACCCTCTCCAACGAGGACATCCTGAAGGCCATGAAGCATCTACTGTTCCTGAAGGACTCCCACGGCCCGGCCGACGACATCGACCACCTGGGCAACCGCCGCGTGCGCCCCGTGGGCGAGCTGGTGGAGAACCAGTACCGCATCGGCTTGGTGCGCATGGAGCGGGCCATCAAGGAGCGCATGAGCCTGCAGGAAGTGGCCACGCTCATGCCCCACGACCTGATCAACCCCAAGCCCGTGGCCGCGGTCCTCAAGGAGTTCTTCGGAACCTCCCAGCTGTCGCAGTTCATGGACCAGACCAACCCGCTCTCGGAAGTCACCCACAAGCGCCGCCTCTCGGCCCTTGGCCCCGGCGGCCTGACCCGCGAGCGCGCCGGCTTCGAGGTGCGCGACGTGCACACCTCGCACTACGGCCGCATCTGCCCCATCGAGACGCCTGAAGGCCCGAACATCGGCCTCATCGTCTCCCTGACCACCTACTCCAAGGTGAACGATTTCGGTTTCATCGAGACGCCCTACCGGGTGGTCAAGGGGAACCACGTCACCGACGAAGTGGTCTACATGGACGCCTCGCGCGAGATCGATGAAGTTGTCGCCGCCGCAAGCACCGAGCTTGACGAAAACAACAACTTCAAGACCCCGTTCGTGTCCGGACGCATCCGCGGCGACCAGCTTTCGGTTCCCATCGAGCAGGTCACCCTCATGGACGTGTCCCCGGGCCAGATCGTGTCCGTGTCCGCGGCGCTGATCCCCTTCCTGGAACACGACGACGCCAACCGCGCGCTCATGGGCTCCAACATGCAGCGCCAGGCCGTGCCCCTCATCCGTTGCGACCAGCCCCTGGTGGGCACCGGCATGGAAGGCGCGGTGGCCCAGGACTCCGGCTCGTGCCTGCTGGCCGAGGAAAACGGCGTGGTCCACTACGCCGACGGCGAGCGCATCATCGTGCGCTACGAAAACGGCGTGTCGCCCGAGTCCGGCGGAGTCAAGGCGTACGAACTGCTCAAGTTCCACAAGTCCAACCAGAACACCTGCTTCGGCCAGCAGCCCCGCGTGCTGGTCAACCAGAAGGTGAAGAAGGGCGACGTCCTGGCCGACGGCCCGGGCATCCGCGACGGCGAGCTTGCCCTGGGCAAGAACCTGCTGGTCGCCTTCATGCCCTGGTGCGGCTTCAACTTCGAGGACTCCATCCTCATCTCCGAGCGCGTGGTGAAGGAAGACGTCTTCACCTCCATGCATATCGAGGAGTTCGAAGTCGTGGCCCGGGACACCAAGCTCGGACCCGAGGAAATCACCCGGGACATCCCCAACGTCGGCGAGGAGATGCTCAAGAACCTCGACGAGTGCGGTATCATCCGCATCGGCGCCAAGGTGAAGCCCGAGGACATCCTCGTCGGCAAGATCACTCCCAAGGGCGAGACGCAGCTGACCCCCGAGGAAAAGCTCCTCAGGGCCATCTTCGGCGACAAGGCCCGCGACGTGAAAAACACGTCCCTCAAGGTGCCGCCGGGCATCGAGGGCACGGTCATCGACGTGCGGGTGTTCAACCGCCGCTCCGGCGAGAAGGACGACCGCACCAAGCAGATCGAGGACGCCGAGCTCAACAAGATCGACGTCAAGGAAACCCTGCACATTGCCGGCATCGCCGAGCAGACCCGGGCCAAGATCTGGGAGTTCGCCCAGGGCAAGTCCATCGGGCAGTCGCTCATGGGCAAGAAGAAGGGCGAGGTGCTGGTCGAGGCCGGGCACCCCATTACGGCCGAGATCTTCGAGACCGTGCCGGTGAAGAAGCTGGCCAACTTGTTCGCGTCCAAGGACGTCAACGACAAGGTGGCCGACATCCTGGAAGCCTACGAGCGCCAGCTGGTGTTCGTGCGCGGCATCTACGAGTCCAAGCGCGGCAAGGCCGTGGAAGGCGACGATCTGCCCCCGGGCGTGATCAAGATGGTCAAGGTGTACGTGGCCGTGAAGCGCAAGCTCCAGGTCGGCGACAAGATGGCCGGCCGCCACGGCAACAAGGGCGTCGTGTCGTGCATCCTGCCCGCCGAGGACATGCCGTTCTTCGAGGACGGCACCCCCATGGACATCGTGCTGAACCCCCTGGGCGTGCCTTCGCGTATGAACATCGGCCAGATCATGGAGACCCACCTGGGCTGGGCCGCCAAGGAGCTCGGCACGCAGCTGTCGAACATGGTGGACCAGGGCCTGCACACCAAGGACCTGCGCGAGCAGGTGAAACTCACCTTCGAGTCCCCGCTTACCGACAAGCTGGTGGACGAGTTGGATGACGACGAGTTCGTCACCGCCGTCAAGAAGCTGCGCAGCGGCATCGTGTGCAAGACCCCGGTGTTCGACGGCGCCAGCGAAGAGGAAATCTGGGGATGGCTCACCAAGGCCGGACTCCCCGAGGACGGCAAGGCCAAGCTCTACGACGGCCGCACCGGCGAGCGTTTCCACCGCACCGTCACCGTGGGCATCATGTACATGCTGAAGCTGCACCACCTGGTGGACGAGAAGATACACGCCCGTTCCACCGGCCCCTACTCGCTGGTGACGCAGCAGCCCCTGGGCGGCAAGGCCCAGTTCGGCGGCCAGCGTCTGGGCGAGATGGAAGTGTGGGCGCTGGAAGCCTACGGCGCTTCGTACCTCCTGCAGGAGTTCCTCACGGTCAAGTCCGACGACGTGGGCGGACGCGTGAAGATGTACGAGAAGATCGTCAAGGGCGACAACTTCCTGGAAGCCGGGCTCCCCGAGTCCTTCAACGTTCTGGTCAAGGAGCTCATGAGCCTCGGCCTGGACGTGGACCTGATCCAGGAAGAGAAGAAGGTCAAAGCCACCACCCGGCGCTAG
- the rpoC gene encoding DNA-directed RNA polymerase subunit beta': protein MSLDDLFSMRGTAATQLSSRTLKAIKISIASPEKIREWSFGEVKKPETINYRTFKPERDGLFCAKIFGPVKDYECNCGKYKRMKHRGIVCEKCGVEVIASKVRRERMGHIELAAPVAHIWFLKTLPSKIGTLLDMTMVDLEKVLYFDSYVVIDPKETNLTRLQVISEDQYLQIIDHYGEDAVTVGMGAESVRAFLEELDLPRLRAELREESLTTRSQTKKKKIIKRLKIVEAFLESGNKPEWMVMEVVPVIPPELRPLVPLDGGRFATSDLNDLYRRVINRNNRLKRLLELGAPDIIIRNEKRMLQEAVDALFDNGRRGRAITGTNGRPLKSLSDMIKGKQGRFRQNLLGKRVDYSGRSVIVVGPRLKLHQCGLPKKMALELFKPFIYAKLEEKGLATTIKTAKKMVEREELVVWDILEDVVREYPIMLNRAPTLHRLGIQSFEPQLVEGKAIQLHPLVCAAYNADFDGDQMAVHVPLSVEAQIECRVLMMSTNNILSPANGNPIIVPSQDIVLGLYYLTVERSFQPGEGKVFANPMECITAHHAGAVHLHARVKVRMNGELVLTSPGRIMVGELLPEGVPYELVNCVLNKKSIGRLVSEVYRVAGTKATVLLCDHLKDLGFEYATRAGISIGVQDLTIPAKKAEILTNSSNEVEEIEHQYAEGIITRTEKYNKVVDVWTKATNDVASEMMRDISTDLVVDPVTGKQERNTSFNAIFMMTHSGSRGNPDQMRQLAGMRGLMAKPSGEIIETPITSNFREGLSVAQYFNSTHGARKGLADTALKTANSGYLTRRLVDVVQDVIITEYDCGTVDGLEIKHFEKSGEIKQRLAERALGRVTMFDVFDPETYEVLIPANTMVDETWAMKIEELGLPNLTIRSTLTCQSGHGVCAMCYGRDLARGHLVNTGETVGIIAAQSIGEPGTQLTMRTFHIGGTAAREIEKSSIPAQHPGRVVLHRIKLVKNQEGQFLVLGKSGQVSIVDEQGREREKYSLPSGARLAVTDGQMVKKDHILAEWDPFNEPFVTDVEGVVKFTDIIEGKTYQEKVDDTTKRATQTIIEYRTTPYRPTITVVGDDGQAKIRPGTNSAAIFQLPVGAIIMIRDGEAVRAGDVIARKPRESSKTKDIVGGLPRVAELFEVRKPKDLAVVSEIDGIVSFGPETKGKRKVIVTPETGDPKEYLVPRGKHITAQEGDFVEAGESLTEGNPELHDILKIKGEKVLARYLVEEIQDVYRFQGVNINDKHIEIIVRQMLKKVAIIDSGDTTFLIGEQADKSKFMEENARVIREGLKPAVAEPLVLGITQSSLSTDSFISAASFQETTKVLTEASLMGKEDHLRGLKENVIVGRLIPAGTGYRRYMEADIDVPDQPERPDRFLEDMEETSSYMDQ, encoded by the coding sequence ATGTCCTTGGACGACCTGTTCAGCATGAGAGGCACGGCGGCCACGCAGCTTTCCAGCCGCACGCTGAAGGCCATAAAGATATCGATCGCTTCGCCCGAGAAGATCCGCGAATGGAGCTTCGGCGAGGTGAAGAAGCCCGAGACCATCAACTACCGGACCTTCAAGCCGGAGCGCGACGGCCTGTTCTGCGCCAAGATCTTCGGCCCCGTGAAGGACTACGAGTGCAACTGCGGCAAGTACAAGCGCATGAAGCACCGCGGCATCGTGTGCGAGAAGTGCGGCGTGGAGGTCATCGCCTCCAAGGTCCGCCGCGAGCGCATGGGCCATATCGAACTGGCCGCGCCGGTGGCCCACATCTGGTTTCTGAAGACCCTGCCTTCCAAGATCGGCACCCTGCTCGACATGACCATGGTGGATCTTGAAAAGGTTCTGTACTTCGACTCCTATGTGGTCATCGACCCCAAGGAGACCAACCTGACCAGGCTTCAGGTGATCTCCGAAGACCAGTACCTGCAGATCATCGACCATTATGGCGAGGACGCCGTGACCGTGGGCATGGGCGCCGAGTCCGTGCGCGCCTTCCTCGAGGAGCTGGACCTGCCCAGGCTGCGGGCCGAGCTGCGCGAGGAGTCGCTGACCACCCGGTCCCAGACAAAGAAGAAGAAGATCATCAAGCGCCTGAAGATCGTCGAGGCGTTCCTGGAGAGCGGCAACAAGCCCGAGTGGATGGTCATGGAAGTCGTTCCGGTCATCCCGCCGGAGCTTCGCCCCCTGGTTCCCCTGGACGGCGGTCGTTTCGCCACCTCGGACCTGAACGACCTGTACCGCCGGGTGATCAACCGCAACAACCGCCTGAAGAGGCTTCTTGAGCTGGGCGCGCCGGACATCATCATCCGCAACGAAAAGCGCATGCTCCAGGAGGCCGTGGACGCCCTGTTCGACAACGGACGGCGCGGCCGGGCCATCACCGGCACCAACGGCCGCCCCCTGAAGTCCCTCTCGGACATGATCAAGGGCAAGCAGGGCCGTTTCCGCCAGAACCTGTTGGGCAAGCGCGTTGACTACTCGGGCCGTTCGGTCATCGTGGTGGGCCCGAGGCTCAAGCTGCACCAGTGCGGCCTGCCCAAGAAGATGGCCCTGGAGCTCTTCAAGCCCTTCATCTACGCGAAACTCGAAGAGAAGGGCCTGGCCACCACCATCAAGACCGCCAAGAAGATGGTGGAACGCGAAGAGCTGGTGGTCTGGGACATCCTGGAAGACGTGGTGCGCGAGTATCCCATCATGCTCAACCGCGCTCCCACGCTGCACCGCCTGGGCATCCAGTCCTTCGAGCCCCAGTTGGTGGAAGGCAAGGCCATCCAGCTGCACCCGCTGGTCTGCGCCGCGTACAACGCGGACTTCGACGGTGACCAGATGGCCGTGCACGTGCCCCTTTCCGTCGAGGCCCAGATCGAATGCCGCGTGCTCATGATGAGCACCAACAACATCCTGTCCCCGGCCAACGGCAACCCCATCATCGTGCCTTCCCAGGACATCGTCCTGGGCCTGTACTACCTGACGGTTGAGCGTTCCTTCCAGCCCGGCGAGGGCAAGGTGTTCGCCAACCCCATGGAGTGCATCACCGCCCACCACGCCGGCGCCGTGCACCTGCACGCCCGGGTCAAGGTGCGCATGAACGGCGAGCTCGTTCTCACGAGCCCCGGCCGCATCATGGTGGGCGAGCTCCTGCCCGAGGGCGTGCCCTACGAACTGGTCAACTGCGTGCTCAACAAGAAGTCCATCGGCCGTCTTGTGAGCGAGGTCTACCGCGTGGCTGGAACCAAGGCCACGGTCCTTCTGTGCGACCACCTGAAGGACCTGGGCTTCGAATACGCCACCCGCGCGGGCATCTCCATCGGCGTGCAGGATTTGACCATCCCGGCCAAGAAAGCCGAGATCCTCACCAACTCCTCGAATGAGGTGGAGGAGATCGAGCACCAGTACGCCGAGGGCATCATCACCCGCACGGAGAAGTACAACAAGGTCGTCGACGTGTGGACCAAGGCCACCAACGACGTGGCCTCGGAAATGATGCGCGACATCTCCACCGACCTCGTTGTTGATCCTGTGACCGGCAAGCAGGAGCGCAACACCTCCTTCAACGCCATCTTCATGATGACCCACTCCGGATCGCGCGGTAACCCCGACCAGATGCGCCAGCTCGCCGGCATGCGCGGCCTTATGGCCAAGCCTTCCGGCGAGATCATCGAGACGCCCATCACCTCGAACTTCCGCGAGGGCCTCTCGGTGGCGCAGTACTTCAACTCCACCCACGGCGCTCGTAAGGGCCTGGCGGATACGGCGCTCAAGACGGCCAACTCCGGCTACCTGACCCGCCGCCTCGTCGACGTGGTGCAGGACGTGATCATCACCGAGTACGACTGCGGCACCGTGGACGGCCTGGAGATCAAGCACTTCGAGAAGTCGGGCGAGATCAAGCAGCGCCTGGCCGAGCGGGCGCTGGGACGCGTGACCATGTTCGACGTGTTCGACCCCGAGACCTACGAGGTGCTCATCCCGGCCAACACCATGGTGGACGAGACCTGGGCCATGAAGATCGAGGAGCTGGGCCTGCCCAACCTGACCATCCGCTCCACCCTGACCTGCCAGTCCGGCCACGGCGTGTGCGCCATGTGCTACGGTCGCGACCTGGCGCGCGGGCATCTGGTCAACACCGGCGAGACGGTCGGCATCATCGCCGCCCAGTCCATCGGCGAGCCCGGCACCCAGTTGACCATGCGTACCTTCCACATCGGCGGCACCGCGGCGCGCGAAATCGAGAAATCCTCGATTCCGGCCCAGCACCCCGGCCGCGTGGTGCTGCACCGCATCAAGCTGGTGAAGAACCAGGAAGGACAGTTCCTGGTTCTCGGCAAGTCCGGCCAGGTGTCCATCGTGGACGAGCAGGGCCGTGAGCGCGAGAAGTACTCGCTGCCCTCGGGCGCACGCCTGGCCGTCACCGACGGCCAGATGGTCAAGAAGGACCATATCCTGGCCGAATGGGACCCCTTCAACGAGCCCTTCGTCACCGACGTCGAAGGCGTGGTGAAATTCACCGACATCATCGAAGGCAAGACCTACCAGGAGAAGGTGGACGACACCACCAAGCGGGCCACCCAGACCATCATCGAATACCGTACCACCCCGTATCGCCCCACCATCACCGTGGTGGGCGACGACGGGCAGGCCAAGATCCGCCCTGGCACCAACAGCGCGGCCATATTCCAGCTGCCCGTGGGCGCCATCATCATGATCCGCGACGGCGAGGCTGTGCGAGCGGGCGACGTCATCGCGCGTAAGCCCCGCGAATCCTCCAAGACCAAGGACATCGTGGGCGGTCTTCCCCGCGTGGCCGAGCTCTTCGAGGTGCGCAAGCCCAAGGACCTGGCCGTGGTCTCCGAGATCGACGGCATCGTGTCCTTCGGCCCCGAGACCAAGGGCAAGCGCAAGGTCATCGTCACCCCCGAGACCGGCGACCCCAAGGAATACCTGGTGCCGCGCGGCAAGCACATCACCGCCCAGGAGGGCGACTTCGTGGAGGCGGGCGAATCCCTCACCGAGGGCAACCCCGAGCTGCACGACATCCTCAAGATCAAGGGCGAGAAGGTGCTGGCGCGCTACCTGGTGGAAGAAATCCAGGACGTGTACCGCTTCCAGGGCGTTAACATCAACGACAAGCACATCGAGATCATCGTTCGCCAGATGCTCAAGAAGGTGGCCATCATCGATTCGGGCGATACCACCTTCCTCATCGGCGAGCAGGCGGACAAGTCCAAGTTCATGGAAGAGAACGCCCGGGTCATCCGCGAGGGCCTGAAGCCCGCAGTGGCCGAGCCCCTGGTCCTGGGCATCACCCAGTCCAGCCTCTCTACGGACTCCTTCATCTCGGCGGCGTCCTTCCAGGAGACCACCAAGGTGCTCACCGAAGCCTCCCTCATGGGCAAGGAAGACCACCTGCGCGGCCTCAAGGAGAACGTCATCGTGGGACGCCTCATCCCGGCCGGCACCGGCTACCGCCGCTATATGGAGGCGGACATCGACGTGCCCGATCAGCCCGAGCGCCCCGACCGGTTCCTGGAGGACATGGAAGAGACCTCGTCCTACATGGACCAGTAG
- a CDS encoding methyltransferase domain-containing protein, which translates to MEDALRRQQTERLVDHLERMGPGRVWRPVVDRDGTVLAEGGGPLPDNLEEYISGVDFAGKSVVDLGSNLGFYSFLAARRGARRVLGLDIDADAVLGARMLAALHGMGGVDFEVCDFLKTPPSIKADMVLAIDFIGRAVVAKGRLDQVLATVARLARREIVLTMRAVYPLEGLPPLEPGLRERYAKHISDGKFHAARYAAHALGHAWKGRTIHEGRVDGYVLKSVLVFSSNVAETWEEQGGSS; encoded by the coding sequence ATGGAGGACGCCCTGCGCAGACAACAAACCGAAAGACTGGTGGACCATCTGGAGCGAATGGGTCCGGGGCGGGTCTGGCGGCCGGTGGTCGACCGAGACGGAACGGTTCTGGCCGAAGGGGGGGGGCCGCTACCGGATAACCTGGAGGAGTACATCTCCGGGGTCGACTTCGCGGGGAAAAGCGTGGTGGACCTGGGATCGAACCTGGGCTTCTATTCCTTCCTGGCCGCCCGGCGCGGCGCGCGGCGTGTGCTTGGCCTGGACATCGATGCTGACGCGGTGCTTGGGGCGCGCATGCTGGCAGCCCTGCACGGTATGGGCGGCGTGGATTTCGAGGTGTGCGATTTCCTCAAAACCCCTCCTTCGATCAAGGCGGACATGGTCCTGGCCATCGACTTCATCGGGCGCGCGGTGGTAGCCAAGGGACGCCTCGACCAAGTGCTTGCGACCGTAGCCAGGCTCGCCCGGCGGGAAATCGTGCTCACCATGCGTGCGGTGTATCCGCTTGAAGGCCTCCCGCCCCTGGAGCCCGGGCTGCGCGAAAGATACGCGAAACATATTTCCGACGGAAAATTCCACGCGGCCCGCTACGCGGCGCATGCGCTCGGACATGCCTGGAAGGGGCGCACCATCCACGAGGGCAGGGTTGACGGGTACGTCCTGAAGTCCGTGTTGGTTTTTTCTTCCAACGTCGCGGAAACATGGGAGGAGCAGGGCGGAAGCAGCTGA